In Deltaproteobacteria bacterium, a genomic segment contains:
- a CDS encoding IS21 family transposase yields MRSTQISMIKEIIRLKFEFNLSTRAIARSVGCSKSSVANILRICRIHELNYDSIAKYNDYEMQQLFFPKELDSSEIILPNWKEIDEEINARGSKKNIKFMYAKCVSNNETNSSRSYFYEKYRKWKKDSKAYVYSPIERKPGQNLYIDWVGPTIDCVRDYKTGKLKTAYFFVTTLGLSSYPFCIACEHMSQSYWNEAHVKALKWYGGISECWVPDNTKTAVISRKCYDIQLNPLYQEMARFYDVAIIPARVRAPKDKGSVEQFVGEAETWILEKIKDKGVFNSFNELNNFIFKETKELARKVDSDKKIKVSREEIFLKYDKPHLLPLPANDYEIYDLKTGTISNTYAATYKGCEYTVPYQYASKPYELHARHNLIEIYINHKRVATHQKALKGITRISCDTHMPKKDLKFKLQSRMESKDYRDKALQIGPSTLEVIEYWLNKYDKPQQGYKMCFSIINLIERHNIDIVEAACKRAIVTNTLLAKEISNIIKTKCYLIPNDNIPVINNEPIIHENLRGEYK; encoded by the coding sequence ATGAGGAGTACTCAAATTAGTATGATTAAAGAAATTATTCGTTTGAAATTTGAATTTAATCTATCAACTCGTGCAATAGCAAGAAGTGTCGGATGTAGTAAAAGTTCTGTTGCTAATATTTTAAGAATTTGTAGAATTCATGAATTAAATTATGATTCAATTGCAAAATACAATGATTATGAAATGCAACAACTATTTTTTCCTAAGGAATTAGATTCATCAGAAATAATTCTTCCTAATTGGAAAGAGATTGATGAAGAAATCAATGCTAGAGGTAGTAAAAAAAATATTAAATTCATGTATGCTAAATGTGTTTCTAATAATGAAACCAATTCAAGTAGATCTTACTTTTATGAAAAATATCGTAAATGGAAGAAAGATTCTAAAGCTTATGTTTATTCACCGATAGAGAGAAAACCAGGACAAAACCTTTACATAGATTGGGTTGGGCCTACAATTGATTGTGTAAGAGATTATAAAACTGGAAAACTTAAAACTGCTTATTTTTTTGTAACAACACTTGGATTAAGTTCTTATCCATTTTGTATAGCCTGTGAACATATGAGTCAATCTTATTGGAACGAAGCTCATGTTAAAGCTTTAAAATGGTATGGTGGTATTAGTGAGTGTTGGGTTCCTGACAATACGAAAACGGCAGTAATAAGTAGAAAATGTTATGACATTCAATTAAACCCTTTGTATCAAGAAATGGCTAGATTTTATGATGTTGCAATTATTCCTGCTAGAGTAAGAGCTCCAAAGGATAAAGGTTCTGTTGAACAATTTGTTGGAGAAGCTGAAACCTGGATTCTTGAAAAAATCAAAGACAAAGGTGTGTTTAACAGTTTTAATGAATTAAATAATTTCATTTTTAAAGAAACAAAAGAATTAGCTAGAAAAGTAGATTCTGATAAAAAAATAAAAGTAAGCAGAGAAGAAATATTTCTTAAATATGACAAACCCCACTTACTTCCTTTGCCAGCAAATGATTATGAAATTTATGATTTAAAAACTGGAACTATCAGCAACACATATGCAGCAACATATAAAGGTTGTGAATATACAGTTCCTTACCAATATGCATCTAAACCATACGAGCTACATGCTCGTCATAATCTAATTGAAATATACATTAATCATAAAAGAGTAGCAACTCATCAAAAGGCCCTAAAAGGGATTACTAGAATTTCTTGTGATACCCATATGCCTAAAAAAGATTTAAAATTCAAACTTCAAAGTAGAATGGAATCTAAAGATTATAGAGATAAAGCTCTTCAAATTGGTCCTAGTACATTAGAAGTAATTGAATATTGGTTAAACAAATACGATAAACCTCAACAAGGATATAAAATGTGCTTTTCAATAATCAATTTAATTGAAAGACATAATATAGATATTGTTGAAGCTGCATGTAAAAGAGCAATAGTTACAAATACATTATTAGCTAAAGAAATATCAAATATCATTAAAACCAAATGTTATTTAATACCTAATGATAATATCCCTGTAATAAATAATGAGCCAATAATCCATGAAAATCTTCGTGGTGAATACAAATAA